Proteins found in one Vulpes vulpes isolate BD-2025 chromosome 13, VulVul3, whole genome shotgun sequence genomic segment:
- the LOC112923437 gene encoding left-right determination factor 1-like gives MALALRGVLSPEVGSPARFLVNSFSCMTYTVHTEEWGVEAGANAAGPPPPPQVPPHGPPEHRARCSSRQTGLVLHTGALVVAAAAVLRLFQEPVPRAALRRLERLSPHSARARVTIEWLQVRDDGPNRTSLVDSRLVSLHESGWKAFDVTEAVTFWQQLSRPRQPLLLQVSVQREHLGPPASGAHRLVRFASQGPTGAGQGEPRLELHTLDLGTYGAQGDCDPEVPVTQAARCCRQEVYIDLRGMKWAENWVLEPLGFLAYECVGTCQQPPRPLPFEWPLLGPRQCVPSETTSLPMIVTVKEGGRPRPRVVSLPNMRVQKCSCSWDGMPVPRKLEP, from the exons GAGGAGTGGGGAGTGGAGGCAGGGGCTAATGCtgcaggccccccgcccccgccgcaggTGCCGCCCCATGGG cctcctgAGCACCGGGCCAGATGCTCATCCCGGCAGACAGGATTGGTCCTTCACACAGGAGCCTTGGTGGTGGCTGCTGCGGCGGTGCTGCGCCTCTTCCAGGAGCCGGTACCCAGGGCGGCGCTCCGCAGGCTCGAGCGGCTGTCCCCGCACAGCGCCCGCGCCCGCGTCACCATCGAGTGGCTGCAAGTCCGAGACGACGGCCCCAACCGCACCTCCCTGGTGGACTCCAG GTTGGTGTCCCTCCACGAGAGCGGCTGGAAGGCCTTTGACGTGACGGAGGCCGTGACCTTCTGGCAGCAGCTGAGCCGGCCTCGGCAGCCCCTGCTCCTGCAGGTGTCGGTGCAGAGGGAGCACCTGGGCCCGCCGGCCTCCGGTGCCCACAGGCTGGTGCGCTTTGCCTCCCAGGGGCCCACGGGCGCCGGGCAGGGGGAGCCCCGGCTGGAGCTGCACACCCTGGACCTGGGGACCTACGG AGCTCAGGGCGACTGTGACCCCGAGGTGCCGGTGACGCAGGCTGCCCGCTGCTGCCGCCAGGAGGTGTACATTGACCTTCGGGGGATGAAGTGGGCCGAGAACTGGGTCCTGGAGCCCCTGGGGTTCCTGGCCTACGAGTGTGTGGGCACCTGTCAGCAGCCCCCGCGGCCCCTGCCCTTCGAGTGGCCACTTCTGGGGCCACGGCAGTGCGTCCCCTCGGAGACGACATCGCTACCCATGATCGTCACTGTCAAGGAGGGAGGCAGGCCCAGGCCCCGGGTGGTCAGCCTGCCCAACATGAGGGTGCAGAAGTGTAGCTGCTCCTGGGACGGGATGCCCGTGCCAAGGAAGCTGGAGCCTTAG